The following proteins are co-located in the Salvelinus namaycush isolate Seneca chromosome 31, SaNama_1.0, whole genome shotgun sequence genome:
- the LOC120026132 gene encoding proline-rich extensin-like protein EPR1, giving the protein MSHNSRWVSTPSHQSRGYPHHPTSPEGTHTIPPVQRVPTPSHQSRGYPHHPTSPEGTHTTPPVQRVPTPSHQSRGYPHHPTSPEGTHTTPPVQRVPTPSHQSRGYPHHPTSPEGTHTIPPVQRVPTPSHQSRGYPHHPTSPEGTHTIPPVQRVSTPSHQSRGYPHHPTSPEGTHTIPPVQRVPTPSHQSRGYPHHPTSPEGTHTIPPVQRVPTPSHQSRGYPHHPTSPEGTHTIPPVQRVPTPSHQSRGYPHHPTSPEGTHTIPPVQRVPTPSHQSRGYPHPPTSPEGTHTIPPVQRVPTPSHQSRGYPHPPTSPEGTHTLPPVQRVPTLSHQSRGYPHHPTSPEGTHTLPPVQRVPTPSHQSRGYPRHPTSPEGTHTISPVQRVPTLSHQSRGYPHHPTSPEGTHTTPPVQRVPTLSHQSRGYPHSPTSPEGTHTISPVQRVPTLSHQSRGYPHHPTSPEGTHTLPPVLR; this is encoded by the coding sequence ATGTCACACAACTCACGGTGGGTAtccacaccatcccaccagtccAGAGGGtacccacaccatcccaccagtccAGAGGGtacccacaccatcccaccagtccAGAGGGtacccacaccatcccaccagtccAGAGGGtacccacaccatcccaccagtccAGAGGGTACCCACACCACCCCACCAGTCCAGAGGGtacccacaccatcccaccagtccAGAGGGtacccacaccatcccaccagtccAGAGGGTACCCACACCACCCCACCAGTCCAGAGGGtacccacaccatcccaccagtccAGAGGGtacccacaccatcccaccagtccAGAGGGtacccacaccatcccaccagtccAGAGGGtacccacaccatcccaccagtccAGAGGGTACCCACACCACCCCACCAGTCCAGAGGGtacccacaccatcccaccagtccAGAGGGTAtccacaccatcccaccagtccAGAGGGtacccacaccatcccaccagtccAGAGGGtacccacaccatcccaccagtccAGAGGGtacccacaccatcccaccagtccAGAGGGTACCCACACCACCCCACCAGTCCAGAGGGtacccacaccatcccaccagtccAGAGGGtacccacaccatcccaccagtccAGAGGGTACCCACACCACCCCACCAGTCCAGAGGGtacccacaccatcccaccagtccAGAGGGtacccacaccatcccaccagtccAGAGGGTACCCACACCACCCCACCAGTCCAGAGGGTACCCACACCATTCCACCAGTCCAGAGGGtacccacaccatcccaccagtccAGAGGGTACCCACACCCTCCCACCAGTCCAGAGGGTACCCACACCATTCCACCAGTCCAGAGGGTACCCACACCCTCCCACCAGTCCAGAGGGTACCCACACCCTCCCACCAGTCCAGAGGGTACCCACACCCTCCCACCAGTCCAGAGGGTACCCACACTCTCCCACCAGTCCAGAGGGtacccacaccatcccaccagtccAGAGGGTACCCACACCCTCCCACCAGTCCAGAGGGtacccacaccatcccaccagtccAGAGGGTACCCACGCCATCCCACCAGTCCAGAGGGTACCCACACCATCTCACCAGTCCAGAGGGTACCCACACTCTCCCACCAGTCCAGAGGGtacccacaccatcccaccagtccAGAGGGTACCCACACCACCCCACCAGTCCAGAGGGTACCCACACTCTCCCACCAGTCCAGAGGGTACCCACACTCTCCCACCAGTCCAGAGGGTACCCACACCATCTCACCAGTCCAGAGGGTACCCACACTCTCCCACCAGTCCAGAGGGtacccacaccatcccaccagtccAGAGGGTACCCACACCCTCCCACCAGTCCTGAGATAA